Proteins from a single region of Kluyveromyces lactis strain NRRL Y-1140 chromosome C complete sequence:
- the PER1 gene encoding Per1p (similar to uniprot|P25625 Saccharomyces cerevisiae YCR044C PER1 Vacuolar membrane protein that seems to be involved in Mn2 homeostasis mutant is dependent on activation of the unfolded protein response pathway for viability) gives MLNATKRLACLSFFVYVSLASPGDRLPEFSDCVRACEVVRHCTDRFEEDSFNPFINEQFSEPALVYKALLWDCTSDCDYQCQQKITLDREERNEDIYQFHGKWPFKRVLGMQEFYSTIFSICNFVPHYRGFKLARKSLAKLQKTSQRRVLILNYIFISMAGMIAWICSSIFHTRDLIITEKLDYVFAGATVLSGFHGVFYRVARLDLHPRVGALFSLSVFTIFVGHLLRLYLNWSYAYNMRFNIFFGLLQYILLITLAILNYRTFSSIRPDLVHDLSVVPVLLVVFTGVAMSSELFDFFSYRWQIDSHAIWHALTIVPSFYLYEFFLKDYHVLGSRTSTNIKNV, from the coding sequence ATGCTTAATGCAACTAAGAGGTTAGCTTGTCTGTCATTTTTCGTGTATGTCTCACTAGCATCGCCAGGAGATAGACTACCGGAATTTTCGGACTGTGTTAGGGCCTGTGAAGTGGTGCGTCATTGTACAGATcggtttgaagaagattcgTTTAATCCCTTCATCAATGAGCAATTTTCTGAACCAGCATTAGTGTATAAGGCTTTACTATGGGATTGCACCAGTGATTGTGATTATCAATGTCAACAGAAAATAACTTTAGATAGAGAGGAAAGGAACGAGGACATCTACCAGTTCCATGGAAAATGGCCATTCAAAAGAGTTCTTGGAATGCAGGAATTTTACTCCACaattttttccatttgcAATTTCGTTCCTCATTATAGAGGGTTCAAATTAGCTAGAAAGTCTCTTGCGAAACTTCAAAAGACAAGCCAAAGAAGGGTACTAATCCTGAACTACATATTCATATCAATGGCCGGAATGATAGCATGGATATGCAGTTCTATTTTCCACACTAGGGATTTAATCATCACAGAGAAACTGGATTACGTATTCGCAGGTGCCACCGTTTTGAGTGGATTCCATGGAGTATTTTATAGAGTCGCTAGACTCGATTTACACCCTCGTGTCGGCGCACTTTTTTCCCTTAGTGTGTTTACAATATTCGTGGGGCATCTTTTACGTTTGTACTTGAATTGGTCGTACGCCTATAACATGAGATTTAATATATTCTTTGGCCTCCTGCAGTACATTTTATTGATAACGTTGGCAATTTTGAATTATCGGACGTTCTCTTCAATAAGGCCCGATTTGGTTCATGATCTCTCTGTCGTACCGGTCTTGCTTGTTGTATTCACTGGTGTTGCAATGTCAAGCgaattatttgattttttcaGCTACCGTTGGCAGATTGATTCACATGCCATATGGCATGCACTGACCATTGTACCCTCGTTCTATCTCTatgaattctttttgaaggaTTACCATGTCCTTGGATCGagaacatcaacaaatatcaaaaacgTATGA
- the BOR1 gene encoding Bor1p (similar to uniprot|P53838 Saccharomyces cerevisiae YNL275W) has product MLLHHRDPALHSSSSQGEHFRITNLDIASQKSKDSDVEIQSIEKPRKRFPPLCAGLIHDIKDKVPQYPSDWKDSWDYRVIPSVLETYFNNLLPALAFAQDMFDRTDNSYGVNEVLLSSAIAGLVFGIIGGQPLCIVGVTGPISIFNYTVYEIIMPLNIDYFGFMFWICIWSMITHFLLVIVNSVCLLQYVTTFPCDIFGLFINVVYIQKGIQILTRQFVDENSDFNLASGYSSIMVALLMAIFGLAFKFFQLTPLLTYTMRTLISDYSTALSVVFWSGFIHFGGLLDSVSFQKLPITKAFAPTRHGDSRQTWLAYQDISVGDVFLALPFGIVLTILFYFDHNVSSLMAQRKEYKLRKASTFHYDFALLGITTGIAGVLGIPAPNGLIPQAPLHTQSLLVRDDDGNVIRCAEQRFTNTVQGLMILGTMTRPFLICLGLIPQAVLSGLFFIMGIQGLVSNTIVHRIWFVFTDPKKKSKDSTLNTVSTKSLLLFISLSLVGFVAEFAITNTKGAIGFPIVLLLTVILSLFFPKIFPDKDLAILDEPVSEEFTLKNILPRNLI; this is encoded by the coding sequence ATGTTGCTTCATCATAGGGATCCGGCACTGCACTCCTCGAGCTCCCAGGGGGAACATTTCCGAATAACAAATCTGGATATTGCTTCTCAGAAATCAAAAGACTCAGATGTCGAAATACAGTCAATCGAGAAgccaagaaagagattCCCACCATTATGTGCGGGGTTGATTCATGATATTAAAGATAAGGTACCGCAATACCCTTCTGATTGGAAAGACTCGTGGGACTATAGGGTCATACCGTCCGTTTTGGAGacatatttcaacaatttacTTCCTGCACTTGCTTTCGCTCAGGACATGTTTGATAGAACAGACAACTCATATGGTGTTAATGAAGTCCTATTGTCAAGTGCAATAGCTGGATTAGTATTTGGTATCATTGGTGGACAACCACTATGTATTGTAGGGGTCACTGGTCCTAttagcattttcaattACACAGTATACGAAATAATAATGCCATTAAATATCGACTACTTCGGGTTCATGTTTTGGATTTGCATCTGGTCTATGATCAcacattttcttttagtGATTGTGAATTCAGTTTGTCTCTTGCAATATGTCACTACGTTTCCCTGTGATATTTTTGGGTTATTTATTAACGTTGTTTATATTCAGAAGGGTATTCAAATCCTTACCAGACAATTTGTCGACGAGAACAGCGATTTCAATCTAGCCAGCGGTTATTCATCTATTATGGTTGCACTATTGATGGCGATTTTTGGTCTAGcattcaaatttttccAGTTAACTCCATTGTTAACTTATACAATGAGAACACTAATATCTGACTATTCAACTGCTCTATCAGTTGTATTTTGGTCAGGTTTTATTCACTTTGGAGGATTATTAGATTCCGTatcatttcaaaaactACCGATAACCAAAGCATTTGCTCCAACAAGACACGGAGACTCGCGCCAAACGTGGTTAGCGTACCAAGATATATCAGTAGGTGATGTTTTTCTAGCGTTACCATTCGGAATAGTTTTAACAATcttgttttattttgaCCACAACGTTTCCTCATTGATGGCGCAACGGAAAGAGTACAAATTGAGGAAAGCCTCTACTTTCCATTACGATTTTGCTCTTCTTGGAATTACAACCGGTATAGCGGGCGTGCTTGGTATCCCTGCACCAAACGGTCTAATACCTCAGGCTCCACTACACACACAATCCTTGCTAGTCCGTGATGACGATGGTAATGTGATACGATGCGCGGAGCAGAGATTCACAAATACTGTACAGGGACTCATGATCTTAGGAACAATGACAAGACCGTTCTTAATATGCTTAGGCCTCATTCCGCAGGCGGTACTCTCAGGCTTGTTCTTCATAATGGGAATTCAGGGTCTTGTCTCAAATACAATTGTTCACCGAATATGGTTTGTATTCACAGATCCtaaaaagaaaagcaaGGATAGTACTTTGAACACTGTCTCAACCAAGAGTTTATTACTATTTATATCACTCAGTTTAGTTGGATTCGTTGCTGAATTCGCAATAACAAACACAAAAGGTGCGATTGGTTTTCCTATCGTGTTGTTACTCACCGTCATTTTATCATTGTTTTTCCCCAAAATCTTCCCAGACAAAGACCTTGCCATATTGGATGAACCGGTGTCTGAAGAATTTACCTTGAAGAACATCCTACCTCGAAATCTCATCTAA
- a CDS encoding uncharacterized protein (some similarities with uniprot|P25361 Saccharomyces cerevisiae YCR043C Hypothetical ORF), translating into MLPPPVDAALLREHAYADTGNSQIVLDIKTFTDDGGYKPIEKYGLGYFNYMFALNKRVTEVSLKEIIRGHIYEYFTIYFVIIVIILAIWILSVSIYAECLTKRIRSAFGKTSSYSKKVDGISYDHVQV; encoded by the coding sequence ATGCTCCCCCCACCAGTCGATGCCGCTTTACTGCGAGAGCATGCTTATGCTGACACCGGCAACTCACAAATCGTGCTAGATATAAAAACTTTCACAGACGATGGTGGCTACAAACCCATTGAAAAGTATGGGCTTGGTTATTTCAACTATATGTTTGCTCTTAACAAGCGTGTAACGGAAGTCTCATTAAAGGAAATTATTCGAGGACATATCTACGAATATTTCACTATCTACTTCGTGATAATTGTTATCATCTTAGCTATATGGATTTTATCAGTATCGATTTATGCAGAATGTTTGACTAAGAGGATACGTTCGGCTTTTGGCAAAACAAGTTCATATAGCAAAAAGGTTGATGGAATATCTTATGATCATGTACAAGTCTGA
- the GOR1 gene encoding glyoxylate reductase (similar to uniprot|P53839 Saccharomyces cerevisiae YNL274C Putative hydroxyisocaproate dehydrogenase) gives MSKPVVLRLGQVKYAQKAWEELSKIAQVIPIDPSLTRAQFLDQCQDPESPISKAQILTRTFPSVKNTGRFDAELAKALPESVVAICHNGAGYDQIDPTPFGQRHIQISNVPELVNNSTADTHVFLLLGALRNFEYGHRLMEEGKWPSGGAAAGAPVGHDPEGKVVGVLGLGGIGRAIIERLKPFGFKKFIYHNRNRLSSDLENGCEYVSFEELLSQSDVISINIPLNAATRHMIDKEAISKMKDGVVIVNTARGAVIDEPALISALKSGKVRSAGLDVYENEPQVPQELLDLPNFIGVPHMGTHTVETIQKMEEFVVENVKSVINTGKVLTVIPELKKEGWINEAKPLV, from the coding sequence ATGTCAAAGCCAGTTGTTTTAAGATTAGGTCAGGTTAAGTACGCTCAAAAGGCATGGGAAGAGCTTTCAAAGATTGCACAAGTTATTCCAATTGACCCATCCCTCACAAGAGCTCAATTCTTAGATCAATGTCAGGATCCGGAATCACCAATTTCTAAGGCTCAAATCTTAACCAGAACGTTCCCAAGTGTTAAGAACACTGGAAGATTTGATGCTGAATTGGCTAAGGCATTGCCGGAATCCGTTGTTGCTATTTGTCACAATGGTGCCGGTTACGATCAAATTGACCCTACGCCATTTGGTCAACGTCACATCCAAATTTCCAACGTTCCAGAGTTGGTCAACAATTCTACTGCCGATACTCACGTTTTCCTATTGCTAGGCGCATTAAGAAACTTCGAGTACGGTCATCGTTTGATGGAAGAAGGTAAATGGCCATCCGGTGGCGCTGCCGCTGGTGCACCAGTTGGTCACGACCCCGAGGGTAAAGTTGTTGGTGTCTTGGGTCTAGGAGGTATTGGCCGTGCCATTATTGAGAGGTTGAAGCCATTTggtttcaagaagttcatcTATCACAACAGAAATAGATTATCCAGTGATTTGGAGAACGGTTGTGAATACGTTTCCTTTGAAGAGTTGTTGTCTCAATCTGATGTTATTTCCATTAATATTCCATTGAACGCAGCCACCAGACACATGATAGACAAAGAAGCCATCTCAAAAATGAAGGATGGTGTTGTTATCGTTAACACTGCTCGTGGTGCTGTTATCGACGAACCTGCTTTGATTTCTGCTTTGAAGTCAGGTAAAGTGAGATCTGCTGGTTTGGATGTCTATGAAAATGAACCACAAGTGCCACAAGAGTTATTGGATTTGCCAAACTTCATTGGTGTGCCACACATGGGTACTCACACCGTTGAAACCATTCAAAAGATGGAAGAATTCGTTGTTGAAAACGTTAAATCCGTTATCAACACTGGCAAGGTTTTGACCGTTATCcctgaattgaagaaggaaggTTGGATCAACGAAGCTAAGCCATTGGTATAG
- the TAF2 gene encoding transcription initiation factor TFIID subunit TAF2 (similar to uniprot|P23255 Saccharomyces cerevisiae YCR042C TAF2 TFIID subunit (150 kDa) involved in RNA polymerase II transcription initiation) encodes MVQMKSTPKTPGSAYPVVEQQFGPQFKVAHQRVQIDVDLSKNCIVGTTEMIIMPLTPNLEYIALDCKNMRIKDIIFENRRLDNFVHDDPYKKLSDSYLNNSEDDILYNCNGIEQSHLLRKKFSEFNHNPEGSSKSQLLVKVPSSVKILPHDVNTLSAYLGTAAGTSGITPSLRNTPSTFPNDTIYTPLTLRVDYELDHPHTGVCFDTISPEPHLWNAYTTNSELNSSVSHWLPCIDSLDEKCTWDLEISVPKRVRDIGTTKVVGARNLRKRTARDRRSNLNANDEHMKEEDDDEDDEDEEEEDDEDEDGTIQNEDLNREIVVVCSEMATRKVTAHPMDMAKKTVSFQIFTPVAPHHIGWAIGAFQTIELPSILQADEDEEMDEFKIPQQEQVLADEPRDEIPIFVYTLPTVDLNEKTILNSTLVCQEIMDFYSKEFGSYPFTSYSLLFLPTLTTDLMDFTSATFYNSRMLYPPEIIDLIYPTTNTLAWGLANQWSGVNITPLELNDLWCVVGMAGYMVLQLIRKLMGVNEYKFRIKMASEAIVEQDWEKQPIGTTFDSASLPISTLSKEINFIKLKAPMVLFILDRRMTKTERSFGMSRVLPKIYLQAMSGELTNNSLSSTHFQRVCERVNKNRLETFFKQWVYGSGVPIFRITQRFNKKRMAVEMGIRQVQMQELGLGKIVGKENFNSSAMEYLQDQDKSPTQVFTGSMTIRIHEADGTPYEHIVELKDVFTKLDVQYNTKYKRLKRRRKVNRVTKEAKEEINEDTQEEENANEDIVLINCMGDVLVSKDDCNKWNLTDPMTTSEGDDLQQQNEAFEWIRIDSDFEWISKVHINQPDYMFASQLQQDRDVEAQVESVRFFEDVILNGTSNSLIYSSILTRTAMDPKYFHGVRLAACRALSKFTIKAEEQQEFKGGPRHLVQIFRELFCYEDSNIPKNNDFSDYPKYFLQKAIPKLLSSVKNDEGVCPAFVKEFLLDVVRYNDNTDNIYSDTFYITELLESLVDCSISDINDTKYIDEVMNEIQRFYNLDQWMSSYQFLTTKTIQKQRLKLAVHGLYHYEDYNELLSSTMLDQPTTDHPVICHAREGLQDIALQALKILLVIGGIKNKEVLKYYFETLCFHPDVYIRTKLVDTFAGAIDLISSKNSISEIEDDIDYMMNEICPTDPTTVASIVVEDFTKEVAHRREKQLRSSINGMITLTRQKFKDYEPLKMIMWDVLHSPLINVYQRKRLFDIANVIYQLYDAYNVILPVPRDKKLVCKNIGNNTVVIKREGILKVHLAPLKPAIVEPKHPPTTIKITIPKKSTSKPSMPAVAAKAKKKPSSVKGTVTKVGTLPIRFLKISTKTNSVHISSLPHNPNVSILKSNRRTLSIKLKVPANKK; translated from the coding sequence ATGGTACAAATGAAATCGACACCTAAGACACCAGGTTCGGCGTACCCAGTAGTGGAACAACAATTTGGACCACAATTCAAGGTTGCCCATCAGAGAGTACAGATAGATGTGGACCTTTCGAAGAACTGTATAGTGGGTACTACTGAGATGATTATTATGCCATTGACCCCTAATCTCGAATATATAGCTTTGGATTGTAAGAATATGAGAATAAAGGATATCATCTTTGAGAACAGACGGTTGGATAATTTTGTGCATGATGATCCTTACAAAAAACTGTCAGACTCTTACTTGAATAATTCTGAGGATGATATACTCTACAACTGTAACGGCATAGAACAGAGCCATCTattaagaaagaaattttcAGAGTTTAACCATAATCCTGAAGGTTCATCCAAATCGCAGCTATTAGTTAAAGTGCCCTCCTCTGTGAAGATTCTGCCGCATGACGTAAACACCCTATCTGCGTACTTAGGAACCGCTGCTGGTACTTCCGGTATAACTCCCTCGTTAAGAAACACCCCGAGCACTTTCCCTAACGACACAATATATACCCCGTTGACTTTACGGGTAGACTACGAATTGGACCATCCACACACAGGTGTTTGCTTTGATACCATATCCCCTGAACCTCATCTTTGGAATGCTTATACAACAAACTCAGAACTAAATAGTTCTGTATCACATTGGTTACCATGCATAGACTCCTTGGATGAGAAATGCACATGGGATTTAGAAATATCAGTACCTAAGAGGGTGCGGGACATAGGAACCACTAAAGTTGTTGGTGCAAGAAACCTACGAAAGAGGACTGCAAGAGATAGGAGATCCAATTTGAATGCGAATGATGAACATATGAAGGAggaagacgatgatgaagatgacgaagatgaagaggaagaggatgatgaggatgaggatgGGACTATCCAAAACGAAGATCTGAATAGAGAAATCGTGGTCGTATGTTCTGAAATGGCAACGAGAAAGGTAACTGCCCATCCAATGGATATGGCAAAGAAGACAGTTTCCTTCCAGATATTCACTCCCGTGGCCCCACACCACATCGGTTGGGCTATCGGTGCCTTCCAGACTATAGAACTACCTTCAATCTTACAGGccgatgaagatgaagagatgGATGAATTTAAAATACCGCAACAGGAGCAAGTGTTAGCTGATGAGCCTCGTGATGAAATTCCTATATTTGTTTACACATTGCCAACTGTCGATTTGAACGAAAAAACTATCCTCAATTCTACTCTTGTTTGCCAGGAAATTATGGATTTCTATTCTAAAGAGTTTGGTTCATATCCTTTTACCTCGTACTCTTTGCTGTTTTTACCAACTTTAACGACTGACCTGATGGATTTCACAAGCGCCACCTTTTATAATTCCAGAATGCTATATCCTCCAGAAATTATAGACTTAATTTATCCTACAACCAACACACTTGCATGGGGTTTAGCAAACCAATGGTCTGGCGTTAACATCACTCCTCTagaattgaatgatttATGGTGCGTTGTTGGCATGGCGGGATACATGGTATTACAATTAATACGAAAGCTCATGGGTGTCAATGAGTACAAATTCAGGATCAAAATGGCATCGGAAGCCATAGTTGAACAGGATTGGGAAAAACAGCCAATCGGAACTACTTTTGATTCTGCTTCTTTACCTATATCAACTCTATCAAAGGAAATTAATTTTATAAAATTAAAGGCTCCAATGGTGCTTTTTATTCTCGATAGAAGAATGACAAAAACAGAAAGGTCATTCGGTATGTCCCGAGTATTGCCCAAAATATACTTACAAGCTATGTCAGGGGAATTGACCAATAACTCATTGTCTAGTACCCATTTTCAGAGAGTGTGTGAACGTGTGAACAAAAATAGACTCgaaactttcttcaagCAATGGGTATACGGATCCGGTGTTCCAATATTCCGCATAACGCAAAGATTTAACAAAAAGAGAATGGCAGTTGAAATGGGCATCAGACAAGTTCAGATGCAGGAATTAGGATTAGGTAAAATCgttggaaaagaaaatttcaattctagTGCTATGGAATATTTGCAAGATCAAGACAAATCTCCTACTCAGGTGTTCACCGGATCCATGACAATCAGAATCCATGAAGCTGACGGAACTCCGTATGAACATATTGTTGAACTAAAGGATGTATTTACAAAATTGGATGTTCAGTATAACACTAAATATAAAAGGTtaaagagaagaaggaaggTTAATAGAGTGACAAAGGAAgcgaaagaggaaatcaATGAGGATACACAGGAGGAGGAAAATGCCAACGAAGATATAGTGCTTATTAATTGTATGGGGGATGTACTCGTTAGCAAAGATGACTGTAATAAATGGAATTTAACAGACCCAATGACAACTTCAGAAGGCGATGACTTACAGCAGCAGAATGAGGCTTTCGAATGGATAAGAATAGACTCCGATTTTGAGTGGATTTCGAAAGTGCACATTAATCAACCTGATTATATGTTTGCCTCTCAGTTACAACAAGATAGAGACGTGGAAGCGCAAGTGGAAAGTGTCAGGttttttgaagatgtgATTTTGAACGGCACATCTAATTCCCTTATATATTCCTCCATTCTCACTCGAACAGCAATGGATCCAAAATACTTTCATGGTGTCCGTCTTGCTGCTTGTAGAGCACTTTCAAAATTTACAATTAAAGCTGAAGAACAGCAAGAATTCAAGGGAGGCCCAAGGCATCTGGTTCAAATATTCAGGGAGCTTTTCTGTTACGAGGACTCTAATATTCCCAAAAACAATGACTTTTCCGACTATCCAAAATATTTCTTGCAGAAAGCAATCCCaaaacttctttcttcagtgAAAAATGATGAGGGTGTTTGCCCTGCATTTGTTAAGGAATTCTTGCTTGATGTAGTGCGGTACAATGACAACACTGATAATATTTACAGCGACACTTTTTATATCACGGAATTACTTGAATCTTTGGTAGACTGTTCAATATCTGATATCAACGATACAAAGTatattgatgaagttaTGAACGAAATCCAGAGATTTTACAATCTAGATCAATGGATGTCTTCTTATCAATTTTTGACCACTAAGACAATCCAAAAACAACGACTGAAATTGGCAGTACATGGTCTTTATCACTATGAAGATTACAATGAACTTCTAAGCTCAACCATGTTGGACCAACCAACAACTGACCATCCTGTAATCTGCCACGCAAGAGAAGGACTGCAAGACATTGCTTTACAGGCTCTCAAAATTTTGCTAGTTATAGGAGGGATCAAGAATAAGGAAGTTTTGAAGTATTATTTCGAAACGCTTTGTTTCCACCCTGATGTATATATAAGGACAAAGTTAGTTGATACCTTCGCTGGTGCAATTGATCTTATATCCTCTAAGAATAGCATATCTGAGATTGAAGACGATATTGATTACATGATGAACGAGATATGCCCCACTGACCCCACCACAGTAGCATCGattgttgttgaagatttcaCCAAAGAAGTTGCCCATAGAAGGGAAAAACAGTTGAGATCATCTATCAATGGTATGATAACGCTAACAAGACAAAAGTTCAAGGATTATGAACCTCTCAAAATGATAATGTGGGACGTGCTGCATTCCCCATTGATAAACGTATATCAACGGAAGAGGCTTTTCGATATAGCTAATGTGATATACCAACTGTACGATGCATACAACGTTATTTTGCCAGTCCCAAGGGATAAAAAGCTCGTTTGCAAGAATATCGGCAACAACACTGTAGTCATAAAACGTGAAGGAATACTCAAAGTTCATCTTGCACCACTGAAACCAGCAATTGTGGAACCAAAACATCCACCCACCACAATAAAAATTACAATACCGAAGAAGTCAACTTCCAAACCAAGTATGCCTGCTGTAGCAGCAAAAGCAAAAAAGAAGCCATCATCTGTTAAAGGTACTGTGACGAAAGTAGGGACGTTGCCCATCAGATTCCTCAAGATTTCCACTAAAACAAATTCGGTACATATTTCATCACTACCGCACAACCCTAACGTATCGATACTAAAATCAAATAGAAGAACCCTTTCtataaaattgaaagttCCGgcaaacaaaaaatga
- the SLP1 gene encoding Slp1p (similar to uniprot|Q12232 Saccharomyces cerevisiae YOR154W Hypothetical ORF) gives MRYLVFLLVLFLGVNCEGDSVLFSSATDVFERPKPLKVTTALATKNSNKSRPLQVSMSSTIRNVPLATQGKDSSVFKSFNEWNKEKLRQNKLAQQERPKRSLFHNNNNGDVIRDELEMDFEIFNDDEPEGKIYKDKFNYASVDCAATIIKTNSEAQGAVSILFENKDKSLLNPCSVPNKFFVVELCEDILIESIVMANFEFFSSTFKNVRFSVAERFPVPKNGWKVLGEFEAENIRNTQQFTITNPMIWARYLRVEVLSHYGEEFYCPITLIRAHGIAMIDEFKMEVQNAGEKLEEVVSIEQKLAEEKEKCMIPSSFLTNNMSINFDLDINHQCLASLKHMNFDEFFTGYKDNENITQAKDSSSFIPINTEESIFKNIMKRLSGLETNGTMSILYIEEQSKLLSKSFDKLEDSYSQQFEALVKAFNETMTSNLENLNQFALQLRESSIKIIEEQRLATDKFISTTTNKVEELENAYQHQARVMYLILFGLISSIIYISLTRESYFEEEMVDDGWYTDNSSLQKLKNNIKRSVSETKGHPYTEAAHYSPISSDSEFEDEDSIVIPAK, from the coding sequence ATGAGATATCTAGTATTTCTTTTGGTGCTATTTCTTGGGGTGAATTGTGAGGGAGATAGTGTACTATTTTCATCTGCAACTGATGTATTTGAAAGACCCAAACCGTTGAAAGTCACGACGGCTTTAGCTACgaagaattcaaacaaaaGCAGACCTTTACAAGTGTCTATGTCATCAACCATAAGGAATGTGCCTTTAGCTACTCAAGGCAAAGACAGTTCAGTCTTtaaatctttcaatgagTGGAATAAAGAGAAACTGCGACAAAACAAATTAGCACAACAAGAGAGACCAAAACGTTCATTATTTcataataacaataacGGTGATGTTATAAGAGACGAACTAGAAATGGACTTTGAGATTtttaatgatgatgagCCCGAAGGGAAAATCTACAAGGATAAATTTAACTATGCATCGGTTGATTGCGCAGCAACAATCATAAAAACGAATTCAGAAGCACAAGGAGCTGTCTCtattcttttcgaaaacaAGGACAAATCACTTCTAAACCCATGCTCCGTTCCGAATAAGTTTTTTGTGGTTGAGTTATGTGAGGATATCTTAATTGAAAGCATTGTGATGGCTAACTTTGAGTTCTTTTCTAGTACGTTCAAAAATGTTAGATTCTCCGTGGCAGAACGATTCCCTGTACCAAAAAATGGCTGGAAGGTTCTTGGAGAATTTGAAGCTGAGAATATTCGTAATACTCAACAGTTTACAATTACGAACCCAATGATCTGGGCAAGATATTTGAGAGTTGAAGTTTTATCTCATTACGGAGAGGAGTTTTATTGCCCAATCACTCTCATTAGGGCTCATGGTATTGCAATgattgatgaattcaaaaTGGAAGTCCAAAACGCAGGCGAGAAACTCGAAGAAGTGGTCTCAATTGAGCAAAAACTGGCggaggaaaaagaaaagtgcATGATACCAAGTTCATTCTTAACTAATAACATGTCAATAAACTTTGACCTAGACATCAACCATCAGTGTTTAGCATCCTTAAAGCACATgaattttgatgaatttttcactgGTTATAAGGacaatgaaaatatcactCAAGCAAAAgattcatcttcatttatCCCGATAAATACCGAAGAATCaatcttcaagaatattATGAAACGGCTTTCAGGTCTTGAAACTAACGGCACTATGTCTATTCTTTATATCGAGGAACAAAGCAAATTATTATCGAAATCCTTCGATAAATTAGAAGATTCATATAGTCAACAATTTGAAGCATTGGTTAAAGCATTCAACGAAACTATGACCTCGAATCTGGAGAACCTTAATCAATTCGCTTTGCAGCTTAGAGAAAGTTCAATtaaaattattgaagaacaaagattGGCTACGGATAAATTTATCTCAACAACGACGAATAAAGTTGAGGAACTCGAAAATGCATATCAACACCAAGCTCGAGTTATGTATTTAATCCTTTTCGGTCTAATTTCGTCGATAATATATATTTCCCTGACTAGAGAATCctattttgaagaagaaatggttGATGATGGTTGGTATACCGACAACTCTTCACTTCAAAAGCTCAAAAATAATATAAAAAGATCTGTGTCAGAAACAAAAGGCCATCCGTACACGGAAGCTGCTCATTACTCACCTATATCTTCCGACtctgaatttgaagatgaggacAGCATCGTAATACCTGCCAAATAA